The Gasterosteus aculeatus chromosome 12, fGasAcu3.hap1.1, whole genome shotgun sequence DNA window tgtgtgtgtgtgtgtgtgtgcgtgtgtgtgtgtctgggtgtattTGTGCATTTATGTGCATTTAAATACCAGGCATGTGTGAGTCAATGTTGTTATTTACTAAATATCTATTTAATGAAAGTCTTAAAGTGTTTCTCTTTATTAAACGCCGTGCTTTGTGGTATTGGATATTATTTCTGTTCCATAATATTTTGCCAACTCTCTCTGCCAGGAGTTGGAGAGGCATAGACTAGATATGGTATGggtatgtttatttttgtacatcTAACACCTGCATCGTGTAACTGGTTGTGTTATGGTTGTCATAGCAATGCATTAAGTGTAGCACTGGCTGCTGTCATACTACATTCTTCTGCATGGCTTTCCAGCAAAaccaacaaaagagaaaaagagtcaGTATGCTGCCTCCATCTGCTCGTCCTGAGGGACAACTGACCCTGTCACGGTGGCCAGGCAACTTctgtccccctcccccatcctccccctcctaCTCAGAATGCATTGCAAAGGCTGCCAGCCAATCCACACTCACTGTCTCAAAGTGCACTGGAGGAGTTTCTATCCATCACAGACATCGTCTAACCGTTGTACTGGAGTAGCCTGTGTTACCCCATAACACAGAGTGCTCGGCGATTCCGGCCCAGACattgagcttgtgtgtgtgttcgtccgTGCCTCTGTTCTGCGGTCCACCGAGTGATGGACTTTAACCTGCCCCATCCCGGCCTCTCTGTCGTTCACTGTTCCTGTACGCCGCACAAACAATGAAAACCGCTACCGAGAATCATTTTGTCTTTACGGTGGAGATACTTAGTTTGGTGAGGGTGCGGCACAACCTTTGCTTGCAAGTAGACCGGGTCAATTGTAAAACAACGATATAGATCAATTCCACCACAGGGACAACAATGATTCTGtgtagtacttttttttttccgccccGACTGTCCTGCTTGTCGTCACTCATACACAGTCACAGCTGAATCTAAAGGTCTGCCTATCAGTTTCATAGTGGACTCTGAGCCGCTTGTACCTTCCCTCAGAGCCAACTGAGATACATTAAACAATCCTGGTATTTACGGGTGTCACAGGCAATTGCATTGCTTTTGATCCGCTGTAGCTTGTCGCCACGATGCCCCTCAACACATTCATTGCGTTTGATAAAGCGCAGACTGTCTATGTCCTTTTGTAAGTTCTCCATGTGTAGATGAATCAAACCAATGAGGACAATGACATATGGTAGCAGAGTGCTCGGCATCTAGCCTGTTTTGTTTATGGCGAAACAGTCCTCACAAACTAGCCCCTTTCACTCACTCCGTGCTGGAAATGTCCTTGGCAAGCCCTAATAGTGGCaattgtgtgtttctggtgGATCACAGAGGAAATGACAGCCTGATACGGTGGAGCGGCAAACCTAAAGAGATCAAATAAAACGATAGTCAGTCACCAGTGATTCCGGTGCCCTTTTGCAGTAGACTGTGTATCATGCACCAAAGAACAGCATAGATGTCTCATCCTCAGCGGTCACATACTGTGCTAATACGTAAGGTGCCAAAACCACTGAGGTGGAACGGCTCTGTTTGTAGCTAGTCCTTACCATCTCTTCCTATTTGTCACCCTCCTCGCCAAACATTGTGAGAACGGtgtgtcaaaaataaaaccattaacaTTGCctgaattcattattttgatCATGGCAATGTGGCGAGTCTGAAGACTTCTGGCAACCAGcattttgttgcttttgttgtgTCAGCTTTAGTTTAGAGACGCCCGCCACCGATTCTAGCTGCTTCTCTTTTTTGAGCCTGTCATCACATCTACTTTGTACCGCATCTCTGTGTTGCTTTTTGGTTGTCATCGTATTACTGTACTCTTCACTAATGCTTCCACCATACATGTGAAAGTGTATACATGCGAAGCATCGTTTTGTGCCTGTTCAAGTGCGGTGCCTCCATTGAATTTAGTGCATCACAAATTTGCATTAATGCACACTAAATTTAGTCGACCTTGAGTGCTGTATGTGCAATGTGTGCTTCTTAATGTGGCTGTGTCTCTGCCACTctaggagagggagaggaggaggcaacATGTAATGCTGATGAAGGCGGTCGAGGCGCGCAAGAAAGCAGAGGTAGCCCATATGTACACAAACAGTCCACTCCACAAAAAGAGCCTAAGTCATTATTCCCCGGATGGATTCCCgccttctctcctttttgtgCGCTCTTTCcttctattcattttttttttcctccacactTTCCAAGTCAAAGGATTGTGGCCCTCAAGCACTTTCCTTTTGAATGCACACCAGCATTAGGCTGAATTCTAATACTGCTCAGCAAAGTCAAGTAAACCTTTCTGTatgtttttacacacacacacacacacgcatgctaaTGCACTaatgcacatgcacactttGCCTCCTTAATGCTCTCTTGAATTTTGGACTCTCCAGGAGCGCGAGCGCTTGCGGCAGGAGAAGAGGGATGAGAAGCGGCTGAACAAAGAGCGTAAACTGGAGCAGCGGCGGCTAGAGCTGGAGATAGCGAGGGAGCTGAGGAAGCCAAATGAAGACATGTGTCTGTCTGATCACAAGGTAGTTAACAAAGAAGCTCATCCGCTCGCTGCTATAggtgtgaagaaaaacacagagcgcacacacacgttgatGTACTGGATATTGTCAATTTTTCTCATTTAGGTGCTGTTAAATACATTGAATTAGGACACACAATtctgaataataatattatttattattattattatcagcatcattatcagtagtagtagtattagtatttAACAGTATATTTAACGTTTTCTTGACGGCCAGTATCTAAAATGAGACCACATGGTAGTGAGGATTTTTATGTGTGGAGATGTGCACCCTCAAGTGGTAGAATGAGAGTACTACATAATGTAGAAAGTAAGATGTCATTACTGTAAAAAGCACCATCTTGATAACAGTTAACAGGTGTGAGATGTAATAACAGCTTCACTCACATTTTCTCACAgctgtttaaatcacaatcgTCTGTAGTCCAAATCGGATGTAATATGTCTCACAGTTCGTTATACAGCAACAATGTGGTACCTACTTTCCCTTGTGCAGCCTCTACCGGAGTTCTCCCGAATTCCTGGACTCATCCTGCCGGGACGCGCCGTGTCCCACTGCCTGATGCTGATGCAGTTCCTGCGAGGCTTCGGCAAGGTTTTGGGCCTCGATTTGAATTTGGATGTGCCCACCTTGGGCATGCTGCAGGAGGGCTTGCTCAATGTGGGGGACAGCATGGGCCACGTCCAGGACCTTCTGGTCAAACTGTTATCCCTGGCAGTGTGTGATCCTGGTTTGCCACCTGGACAGAAGGTGAGCGAGTTCATTAAGTGGTACTTTTGTCAAATTTTGAACCACCGAAACCAGCTTGAGAATTAAACCCAAGACGGATTATTCTATGCAGTAGTTTCAgttcacatactgtatataaacGTATGACACTTAACATTAATTCTATTTAGTAAGTATTGTATGTTTACCGTAACTTGGTAATACACCTGTCATTGCTTTACTCTTAAGTGGAACTATTCTCTGGTACAAAATAATAGTCCGTATTTTTTATTAAGTGAATTTAGAAATCAGGacgttttttgctttttttgtggttttgttatttcttatttttgggGTTTAGTTTAGTTTCAGTGTTTTGATTTAAGGTTTAAGTAATCATAAATATATGCATATGAATTTAATCAGCTTACAGTCATCAAGGAAGTGTTCATTAACTCAacctcttttccttctctatCAGACAAAAACCATGCTGGGGGACCACCTGACCAATGTCGGCATCAACAGGGATAACGTGTCTGAGGTGCTACAGATGTACATGGGAGCCCATTGTGCCAATACTGAGCTTGCCCCTCTGGCCCTCAGTCTGAAGACCAAGGCCTTCCAGGCCCACACGCCGTCCCAGAAGGCCTCGATCCTGGGCTTCCTGGCTAATGAGCTGGCCTGTAGCAGAGCTGTTATCAGGTAGCAGAAGCAGCTGAAACGGAAAAAAGCGCAACCGTCCAAATGAGCTCTTTCTGTGTTACTTAATATATTCTGCATTAGACATGAACACTTTATCTATCTCTGTATTCACATAATACGCATCTCTCACCAAAAGAATATATCCATCCACCTTGCTCTTATTCTGCTTATCACCGAAATGATTCATTAGCCAATAATGTTGTATTTTATTGATGCAGTGGAAAAAAGCGTAATAATGCTGCAGCAGTTTTATTGTAAGAGAATCATGCAAGTATTCATTTGTGCACTGGGAGCTTATTGAGCTTTTATCTGTTGCTCAATGTACTTTCAGAGAATACTAAACTGTACTCTGCACAACAGTAACTTGACAGGattctgtttttcctcctccagtgAGATCGACAAGAGCCTGGATCAGATGGCCAACATGAGGAAAGACAAGATCATTATGGAGGGAAAACTGAAGAAGTATGTTTTCTTTCATCCTAAAACTGTCACGCCGTGATTGTCTGACCGTCATCTTGCTGAACTTGCGTGTGCTTATAAAGGTTGAGGATCATTCATGCCAAACGCaccgggaggagggaggccaGTATGGGCATTGAAGAGAACCAGTCCGTCGGCACTCCGTCCTCTGCCATAAAACGCAAGAGGAAACTGTGTGGAGACAGCGACGATGACGACGAAGACGACGAAGACAGTGATGACCaagcagaggacgaggacgatgaggaggaagaagaaatgaaGAAGGTTAAAAAAGTGGAGACATATGATGAggtaagaagaaaaataaaaaagatcgATCCGTCATCGAAGCTCACCGTAGCAGGTTTCTCGCTGACATTTACTGTTTGTTTCGTCCTCAGGATGAAGTGGAACAAGCCACCagtctggaggagctggagaagcagaTAGAGAAATTGGCCAAGGTATGCTTCTTAGAAGGAGTCAGAAAGAAATGCACGGTCTGTTGACACTGATAATGTTATATTAAGAACAACACACGCAGTGACATTTCACTGTGGATTgtgtttaaacacatttagtacAAAGCATTAGAACACCACAAACATCCTACACTACATGATAAAAAGCTGCATACTATAAATGGATTATTATACGCTGtgtattaaaaacaactattcttTTCTTCATATTATGAACATGTGCGCTGGCTATATCCAAATTAAGGGCATTGATTATCCCAATAAATGATCTCATTAGCATTGAATGCAATCCTCAATATATCACATTGATTATGGAAGGACACAAGGTAGCATGCATTAATCAAAACCACGTAGAGAAACCACTGAGAATGTTTTGTACGTTTGCAGCAACATCACCAGACCAGAAGAAAGCTGTTTGAAATTTCCCATTCTCTGCGCTCCACGATGTATGGCCAGGACCGCTACCGCCGCCGGTACTGGGTGCTTCCCCACTGTGGAGGGGTCTTCATCGAAGCCATGGAGAGTGGAGAAGGTAGTTACAGCACAACGCACGCTGAGTGTGCAGATTTGATTTGGCAGGTAGAGGAGGGAAAAGTGCTGTGAAAACATCTGTTTAAGCTGCATGTTTAGCTGTTTTCCTGATGATTTTTTACCTTATCTTGATCCTCAAGgacaaaaaaagataattatCTCACTGCTCTACCTTTCTCTCGAAAACAAGTTGACTCTGTAGTAACATCAGCcatggtagttttttttttaactaacaGCTCTCCCCCTGCAGCTCCAGAGGAACTGGAAGAGGAgcgacagaggaggaggagagtggctGAGGAGGTCAAAGTCAAAGAGGAACCTCAGGAGATGGAGTTGCAGAAGGAGAAACCCAACGACCTCGGTGGGCAGAGCATTCAAACGCGAGGCTTGGAGCTCGAGAAAGACGAGGAAAAGGAGCACGAGGGGAAGAAAATCTCCCTCTTTTACCAGCAGCCAGGCCGCGTATCCAAACTGTGCACATTCCGGGAGGTCGGCAAAGAGACGGTGACGGCAAAGGACGAGGAGAGTACCCATGTGAGACAAAACGGCGCAAGTCCCTTGGGCACTCCTGTTGCCACGACCAAAGGAacatccccctcccccactcacaATACCTCTGAGCCAGCAGTAGCAACAACCCCCTCCACGGTAACCAATAATGACACTAGCGTCCCTCCCCTGGCATCAACCTCTTTATCTGTCCCCTGCCTGCCAGCCCCGTGTGAAAGCCCAGGTACCACTCCTCCAACCTCCTCCCCAGCTCCATCTCCGTACCTCTCATTTCAAGCCAACGACCAGCTGCTCAGAGTCCTGACGGAGCGCAGCGGGCACTGGTTCAGCCTGCTGCCTCGCAACCCCTGCGACCTCACGTCCATCACCACGCCTCCCCCGGATGCGCCCCGCGTGCCACCCCAGGCGTCCTCCACCCCGGCCGGGCCCAGATCCCCGCCTCAGTCCCCTGCACTGCCCCTCACCTTTTCCGCTGCCTCAGCCTCCGCCAGCCCGCACCACCCAGCAGGCCTCCTCAACTACCCGCTATCAGCCCTGCAGGTGAGGCTGCTGGCTCGACACAAATAGAGATAGCCGTGTTGTACACAGTTGTTTCTGCCATGTAAAAGATCACCTAACCCATGACCCTCGGTCTTGTTTTCGTCCTCCACTCCCttatgtttttcctcttttctccccagGTGAAGTCAGGCGCTTCATTGCTAGGAGTTTCTTTCGGTAGCTGGCCCTGTGGCCTGATGAGTCCCAGTTTGCCTCTGTGCAGCAGCCCCAATCCCATGTTGGGTCATTCTCTGGATGGCAACACAGCAGCAAGTGTCTCCAGCAAAAGTGAATCACCTTTACCTTGCATGGAGAAATCCTCATCCATGCCTTCTCCTACGCTGGAGATGCCCAAATCCCTGGACCACGCCACACCTCGGCCTATTCCAGAGGGTGAGCGACTAAAACGGCATTGAGAGATATTAGTTGAGGCCGTAATTACCTCCCGTTTTCTTAATTGAGAAGAATTCACTTGCTTGATATACTTTCACTTGCCTGAATAGTCCAGGATAATTGGGTGAGGGAATGTTCCGCTCCGCTGTACGCAATTTCGTTTTGGTGTAGCGTAGCTGAGTGAAGCACCTTTTTGCTGTGACGTATGCTCTTTGTCTGGTAGTTTACATGCCTGTTTGTGCTCATTGTCTCAGAGAGCCTGACAGGGTGGTGGCGGGTGTCTGACATCGAGCAGCTGAGGGCTTTGGTCAGTGCCCTCCACAGCCGGGGCATTCGAGAAAAAAGCCTCCAGAGGCAAATGCAGAAATACACAGAGATCATCCCCCAGGTTTGCACCAAACACAAGGACGGTAAGTGCTCCAAACACCGCCTTTGAGCATATAATCACAATAAATAACATATAAGTCCTGTGAGCTGTATTTTCTGTCAGAGCAACACATGTTCAAATGTAGATGCATGCCCTTGTGACCGCTGAATCCGCTGCAAACAGCCACATGAATATCCGCGGATGTGTTTGGCTTCACTGCTCATGTGTTTACCCGCATTAGCAAGTTTATTTGCATGTGCTTTCATGGCTGACTGATGTCTCTCATGTTGTCCATCCAGTGGCCATGATTGAGCTGCGTGAGCTGGAGGAGAGCCAGGTCAGTGTGGAGTCCGTGCGCGGCTGGTGTGTCCAGGAGCAGGCGATGGAGATGGACATTGCCGTGCTGCAGCAGgtagaggagctggagaggaaggTCACCGCGGCCAGCCTGCAGGTCAAGGTAAAACCCTTAAGCCCACCCCTGCACATTTTGAAAGTGGTGTCAGAAACATATTTTAACATGTGGAGTGGTGTGATCAGAGGCCTGATGTCCTCTCCCAGGGCTGGACCTTTCCGGACCCTCAATCGGAGCGAGAAGACCTGGTGTATTACGAGCACAAGCCCCCCACCAAATCAACGCCTGGGTCTGCCAATGCAGGAGACAAGGACTCCAAGGAGCACCCGGAAGAGCGGGGGGAGAAGGGCGGGGTGATGCGTCACCTGGACAACCCACTGGACATAGCAGTGACACGTCTGGCTGATCTGGAGCGCAACATCGAGAGAAGGTACCTGAGGAGCCCCTTAGGTACCACCATTCAGATCAGGCTGGATAATGTGGGTACGGTCACTGTCCCTGCTCCTGCCCCATCCACTAGTGCTGACAGGGAAGGGTAGGTCATTTCTCCAACCAACGCTCCCCGTTCTCCCACTAAGAAccttttcctctctgtgtgtgcttcATGTTTCCCATACTACTCAAACAGGGGGGGTATTCGCTGCCTTTACAGCAGCTTTCTGTGGTGGCTtgttgcatttttgtttgttcctttggtCTTGTGCAGTTTCTTGGCCGGGTTGGGGGTCTGCACTCAGTTTCATTTCCTGTGTAGGTGTTGCTTACTGGCTTGATGCATTTCTGCAGTCATCCGCATGGTGTGTGCATCAGTAACCTTGGTTATGGGCGTACTCATATCTCCCACTGTACAGCATACACTTTCACGGGTCCTCACTCTTTCTGCATGAAGTTCCCCTTAAATAACAAAATCGGTGTGTACGTCTCCTTGGAGCCCTACAGCTCCCCCCTAAATCCTCATGCCTGTCTCTGCACAGCTGCGGCTCTTTGTGGTCTGCTGTCTTGTTGGCGGCTGGCTCAACTGATACAGTTAACTGCctattgtgcgtgcgtgcgtgtgtttgtgtgtgtaaatacacCCACGCATTCACGTACATGTGTGGCCCGCTCTGTCTCATTGTCTGTCATTATCTCCTGttagcagcgaggaggaggtggccCACGGTATGAAGGTGTGGAGGAAGGCTCTGACTGAAGTGCGCAGCGCTGCCCAGTTGGCCATGTGCATCCAGCAACTTCAGAAGTCCATCGCCTGGGAGAGGTCCATCATGAAAGTGGTGAGCGCTGCATCTCCGCAACgttaattaaaaacaagcaaTACTCAGAAGgggtatgtgtgtttttaatgaatgcacttgtttgtgttttttagtaCTGTCAGATGTGCAGGAAGGGCGATAACGAGGACCTGCTCCTGCTGTGTGACGGCTGTGACAAAGGCTGCCACACTTACTGTCACAAACCCAAAATCACCAGTATTCCAGAAGGAGACTGGTACTGCCCGGCCTGCATATCCAAGGTATCAACTCCATTAAAATTGCAATGTCATCTCTCTTACGGTTGATTACTTGTAGAGGAAATTCTAGCCACGTTTTTGTTTATCTGTTCTTTTACTTCTTCCTCTGTAATTTAGAATTTTAGTTTCCACAAACCAGTATTTGCAAATGTTAGTATTTAACCggccaaacaaatatttttcttaTTAAACCTGTCAATATTCTGCCTCAGCACTTAAAATCAAAACATATTTATGCTGAAAGTATTTGGGGGATTGtatgcattcatttaaaagctGACAATACAGAGTTGAGTGTAAATattgggaaagagagagaaaaaaacatgcaacaaagCTCATTCAAAACAACTGCAAGGATTATATATTTCCTGTTTGGTTACTTTGACTTTGAAGTTTTATGGTTTGCAAATTGACTCGGCATTAGTTCCATTGAGGGACAATGAAACTCTCCAATTCATAAAACTCTGAGAAATAACATTTTCCTGAAGGCtattgtgatgtttttattgtgatGTGCTTGCAAAAGACTACTCATATTATTGGTGGTCCACGATCAGACAAGTAGTTTAGAAAAGGCCCAAATGAGAATTGGTCAGTGGACACTGTAGTTTTAGCGTTGACTGCAAAGAATGTATTCTTAATTCTCTGCAGGCGAGTGGCCCGtctcccaaaaacaaaaaacctccGAGCAAACCATTAACATCAAGCGGAGGAGGTGCTAAAAAGGGTGCAGAGGGGAAGAAGAGCGGGAAGCAGGCGGGCAACGGAGAGGTAGCGGTGGACGACCCGGCCAGCAGCACAcccaaaaaagcagcaaaagacaccagcagaaagagaaaaacagaggagAGCTCACCTGCGCCgccagcagccaatcaggagagccctgtgtgtgtgaagagagcCAAGACGGCCAAGGACAACAACAGGGACCTGGGTTTATGCAGGTATGCGCCTCGGGCCTGTTCATACTCGTCTTCCATCAAAACCTCCACCTGTTATCCATCCGTCTCCTTAACACTTTTGCAGTTGCTGCCATCTACTGTAGTGACAGTATCAAGACGTTGTTTTCTCTTTAGCAGTGAACACGGCTCTTCTGTGATTTTCTTCTGCGATCAAGTCCTACAAATTGCTCCAAACAAAGGAGGAAGAAATTCTAAACTTCCCAGTGGAAGAAAACTCCTCAAAGCGACGGCCACGCCTTGTCCGTGTCTgaccacttgtgtgtgtgtgtgttcaacagGGTGCTTCTTGCTGAGTTGGAGCGGCATCAGGACGCGTGGCCGTTTCTCACGCCAGTCAACATGAAATCGGTCCCCGGCTACAGGAAGGTCATCAAGAAACCGATGGACTTCACCACCATACGTGAGAAGCTCGTGAGCAGCCAGTAAGTTCCCGCCGCATGTAATTTTGGGTTACACCACAGCATTTGATCTCAACTTaacactctttttttaatttcaggtATCAAAACCTTGAGACCTTCATCATCGATGTTAACTTGGTCTTTGATAACTGCGAAAAATACAACGAAGACAATTCAGACATTGGTCGAGCTGGTCATAACATGAGGAAGTTCTTCGAGAAGCGCTGGACTGAGcttctgaaacaaacaaattaaacgTCTGTTCAGATTCTCTCCATAAACCCATTCAACTTTTCATACCGGAGCACCTGGTTTtacgtttgtttttattttctgatgGATACAGTGGCTTTGCAGAATGGAAGAAGTCCAATCCGTAATAAGGAACCCGCGGTGTGCATAAGATGAGATGTCACCGTCGgggctaaaaaataaaaatggcgtTACATGAGGTGCGCTGGATTTTATTACAACAGGGATAAAAGCCCCAAAGAGTCCCATAGAAATGGGGTGTCGTAGTGCAATACTATTCCCTGTCTCAGAACACTGCACTGAATTTATCCTCAACTGTCACTGACGTGTCTGCGCTAGAAGACTTTCCACTACTTGTAAATAGTCTTTTGTTATTTAATCGTATTATagtgaatgtatttaattttgTAATAATTATTTATGAATCAAGGTCCACTTCATTTTCTATGAAAAGGAAGAATCAGCTGAACTGCtttgaattaaaaaaggaatgtgtctttgtgttataATTTTTCTCCCAAATATTAAACAaagccaagaaaaaaaaaaatactgtttaCACTGTTCAGTGCTTTGAGGCATCAGAGGACTGTATTGATTTGTTCAAACTGTAaaactgcatttatttacaGGAACAGCAGACGGACAGTTAGACAATTGTGATTTATGTGTATATACTGTTTATTAATGTCAATATTATGTCTTGTTTGAAACAATGTGTAAAAATTGTTTAAGAATATTAAGATATTGTTTATGCCTTAGAATGATTGTAGCATTCTATTTTAGTGTACGTGATGAAAACATTATCATAAATATTGTttgtacagtatatacatatCCTCTGCAAACACTGTGGTATCCTTAATCTTGGTAGTGCCTACCCTTCCAACAGGGGCATGTAGGGGACgttattgtttttagttttcattctcatgacatcattttttttttttaatatgattttaatCCAACGAGGCCTCCAAAGTTggacagtgacacaaaaatcaTTCCTCTCCatagcagaaaaaaaaggaaaaacaagcaTTCAGTAATGCTTCCATGACGCATTTCCTCGTAATCTGCCACAATACAGAGGACCTAAGGCCATTTGTAACCACTGTGTTGAACCTTTGCTGTGTGTTGTGGCCTGATGGAGGCAGCTAGATTTTTTTGTACCCAAGTCAAGAGTACTTGAAGTTACTTTATTTAAGATATTGTGGAATAAAAGTATCATTCTTTTGTAGGAGCTTTATTTTTCACTAGTGTGTGGCACGGACCTATTAAAAGGATGTTTTTCAACGTAAAAAGCTTCAACTTGCTTTATTTCAACTCTGTCCTCCTGAATGTTTTTTGGTAAAAGCCATGGTGGTAAACGTGTAATCTCTTTTACTCTATACGCAAGAAGAACAGTTTGTAATgctgttaaaaacacaaacatctacTTGGAGATCTAACTGCCTGACATAATTTGCTCGCAATAACAGAAATGCATGGAGTTATATTTGGGAGTAgtatttcaattatttaaacTGTTAATACCCCATGGGGCAACCCTCCATTACAGGTAACATTCCTGTATATGTAATTTAATTGGACTTAAGTAAAAGAAGAAAGTCTGTTTCACTCAGAATGGCCTCTGTTGGCGTCGCATGTAATGCATTAACATGCAAGCAGCATTATCATGTTTACCTTGTAAAGGTGGAGCCAACTAACTACTTTACATACCTATAGACATGTCGGCCTGTCTTAAACTGAAAGAAGTAACCAGGATGtcaaatggatttaaaaaatgaaattaaaaaaaatccttttgaaATGTAGTTGAAGAATTAAGTAAAATAAGAGACATTAATTATGTAAATGCAGACGTGTAACTTGCTGAATTGTTCAACTGTTACAATATACACATAATACAGTTTACAAAATTACAAATCACCATCATCAACCACTTAAAGTCCAGCTATTTTATACATCAGTGGAGTACTCTGTAACTAATAACAACTAGTCACTAATGTAGTTTAGTCCTTTTACTAATTTACTTTTCCTATCCTTTAACTACCAAATATTAGGGTTAATGGCA harbors:
- the baz2ba gene encoding bromodomain adjacent to zinc finger domain protein 2B isoform X8; its protein translation is MQDMESGERLASPAPTLSAARTSSPAASSSSSSSSSSSSASSPAPHSKSSLAPSPSAPGSNLSTSGRLFGAGEQPFIGSALSSAFPLVNHPAFGALYSSGAGRPEFGGLGSLGMSAALAAHPQLGALSEWWRAAEAHGRGAAAFLPSFISFPPFFSPHMQPNHSASPVQIRMPGKNSHAAPKGVNGAVNGGGVCPPTTQSGGFSASPAPVQASTKPTKNPDPSNSHRSSPQTNPAELVDKPIHRPKEKKPRRKPGDASLASNSESGTSSDSSSDGSLSSDLEDLAEDDEDDDDDEDDDDEEEDKQIEFSDSEKRSKKQTKVLIPSTGSTKANRPTSGEAHDMKVSKAQRASSNPPNLVPFPCSTSPPVFTQTSPLALHGSRSRTEGPQQHLSVIQSTGLAANTKPLALLSQPRREFSPSSSPMALAMSPEALSSAASPKAPKPLPSSSSSPQHLPLSLCSSPKPLSMPSPPRPTLPPPTSPKPFGSTSSVRSSQKSSPKPPRRAAAGSAKSNKRKQLEASLAQITEFRLKQTLMSQGQTFPAELKKQQQGPNKSPKRTPLSSPPLPPAPAPPPQNNHSNLFLSSALLGLPEPHPPNGVIQSITQDAPLALITKPRKDSQCDSDGGSMPVNLSTGASRIQATAQAGPQSQPSTTSPHAAGHGPRKNKAPKGKAQTPGQGQGQAQGQADPLAAWKGFSQNHLVQSLVDLFRGGEPGIGIPGVSIPGVGIPGMGIPGTCNPTAGLPANKESDDSGDDDDDEDDDLEEEEEDEEDSDDSLSESDSNSDSDISGMKVKELKLLPSGSSKKETTPRRLTKGPELLNTSTNHTATSCSPLDLQVIKTPTIVTSSSALAYHSSPGSSSYSLASPLGSGKRKRVMDEKELMIPLELGWRRETRIKSVAGRSQGEVAYYAPCGKKLRQYPDVMKYLSRNGISGITRDNFSFSAKIRVGDFYEAREGPQGLQWSLLKEEEVIPRILAMEGRRGRPPGSDRESAGEGGKGSRRRKGRPPNVGDPLLPEGPSPSEVKLLRKLEAQEIARQATQMKLMRKLEKQALARAAKEARKQQAIMAAEERRKQKEQIKILKQQEKIKRIQQIRMEKELRAQQILEAKRKKKEEVANAKILEAEKRIKEKELRRQQAEILKHQELERHRLDMVWERERRRQHVMLMKAVEARKKAEERERLRQEKRDEKRLNKERKLEQRRLELEIARELRKPNEDMCLSDHKPLPEFSRIPGLILPGRAVSHCLMLMQFLRGFGKVLGLDLNLDVPTLGMLQEGLLNVGDSMGHVQDLLVKLLSLAVCDPGLPPGQKTKTMLGDHLTNVGINRDNVSEVLQMYMGAHCANTELAPLALSLKTKAFQAHTPSQKASILGFLANELACSRAVISEIDKSLDQMANMRKDKIIMEGKLKKLRIIHAKRTGRREASMGIEENQSVGTPSSAIKRKRKLCGDSDDDDEDDEDSDDQAEDEDDEEEEEMKKVKKVETYDEDEVEQATSLEELEKQIEKLAKQHHQTRRKLFEISHSLRSTMYGQDRYRRRYWVLPHCGGVFIEAMESGEAPEELEEERQRRRRVAEEVKVKEEPQEMELQKEKPNDLGGQSIQTRGLELEKDEEKEHEGKKISLFYQQPGRVSKLCTFREVGKETVTAKDEESTHVRQNGASPLGTPVATTKGTSPSPTHNTSEPAVATTPSTVTNNDTSVPPLASTSLSVPCLPAPCESPGTTPPTSSPAPSPYLSFQANDQLLRVLTERSGHWFSLLPRNPCDLTSITTPPPDAPRVPPQASSTPAGPRSPPQSPALPLTFSAASASASPHHPAGLLNYPLSALQVKSGASLLGVSFGSWPCGLMSPSLPLCSSPNPMLGHSLDGNTAASVSSKSESPLPCMEKSSSMPSPTLEMPKSLDHATPRPIPEESLTGWWRVSDIEQLRALVSALHSRGIREKSLQRQMQKYTEIIPQVCTKHKDVAMIELRELEESQVSVESVRGWCVQEQAMEMDIAVLQQVEELERKVTAASLQVKGWTFPDPQSEREDLVYYEHKPPTKSTPGSANAGDKDSKEHPEERGEKGGVMRHLDNPLDIAVTRLADLERNIERRYLRSPLGTTIQIRLDNVGTVTVPAPAPSTSADREGSEEEVAHGMKVWRKALTEVRSAAQLAMCIQQLQKSIAWERSIMKVYCQMCRKGDNEDLLLLCDGCDKGCHTYCHKPKITSIPEGDWYCPACISKASGPSPKNKKPPSKPLTSSGGGAKKGAEGKKSGKQAGNGEVAVDDPASSTPKKAAKDTSRKRKTEESSPAPPAANQESPVCVKRAKTAKDNNRDLGLCRVLLAELERHQDAWPFLTPVNMKSVPGYRKVIKKPMDFTTIREKLVSSQYQNLETFIIDVNLVFDNCEKYNEDNSDIGRAGHNMRKFFEKRWTELLKQTN